The Lepus europaeus isolate LE1 chromosome 5, mLepTim1.pri, whole genome shotgun sequence genome includes the window TTTGTTTCATAAGCAATATAGCCTAGTAACACCTATCAGGtttccaaggagccaggagtaggAAGTTTATCCAACATCAAATTTATTCACagaaaaagagtgaaaaaaaGCTGTTAACCCTATGCTTGCATATGCATTATCTCTTTAATAGACCCAGCAAGCATATGAGATAGGTGACtctattttcattataaaaagaaaagaattggggccggtgctgtggcatagtggctaaagcctccgcctgcagtgccagcatctcatatgggtgctggttcaagaccctgctgctccacttccaatccagcttcttgctgacttgactgggaaagcagcagaagatggcccaagcccttgggcccctgcaccagcatgggaggacccaaaggaagctcccggctcctggcttcggatctgcacagctccggccattacagccaattggagagtgaactagcagatggaagatctctctctctctctctctgcctctctttttctctgtgcgtaactctgactttcaaagtaaataaataaatcttttaaaaaaaactaacagtAGAAATGTGTAGTTCTTTGCCTGTAATCATTTAATTATAACTCATTAGTGGTAAATCCAGGTTCATATTGAAATTAGCTGATTCTCTTAACCACAAAATCCATGACTTTCATAACTATAAACATGGAATAGAATGTAATGTAATTCAAGTTGCAATGAGGTAAACTTGCAAATgtaagatttctttctgtttgtttgcttttgctaTTTTAGTTTAGATTCTGGAAATTCTAGAATGATTATTGATTAAGTAGTTTTCTTAGTGGTCAAACAAAGGCTCCCCTggcttaaaatagaaaaatgtgcaCTGACCAACAATCTCTGTTTGTCGGGATTTATTAATTTgcacatttattttgcttttatatatatTCCTCATCTAAGTAATAAGCCAAATTTGGTTCGGTGTGAAAAGAACTGGGTAAATGAGCCTAGAGTCAGGATGTGAAAATCTCTCTGTGCAATTAGAATACCTTCCAAAAATCAAGGGAGCTGGTGGAATACTTGTGATTCATATAGATATGACTGAGGCTCTTGACCCACCACAGAGATGCATCCTATCTCTCATTCTCTGATCTctcttataaaatatttgctgTACTTGTGATTCTTTGTTCATTGACAAGATGTTCCACACAGCCACTATTTGAAACAGAAGTTGGCCAAAGTGCTGGGGAAGATTCTGTGTAAAGTTGTTCTAAAACATTTTACCTAGTCAACACCCATAGGTCAACCAGCTTCACAATCTTCTAAGATTCAAAATGAGAGATGAGGAGAATATTCAGACACAACAGACTGTTGGATGCATATGTGTCTGAATATTAacactgcatctctctgcttTGATTATCAGTGAGTGTGAGATTTACATAGGAAAAGGGTGTTAGGTgacatgaaatttcatttttgaggCATGATACATCCTTTTGTAGTTTCTCATGGAAATTGGATTTGATAATCTGGGCCTTTGAAATTTCTACCTTAGTGACTACATGATTTTATCTAGACATTCCATTAGTAAACTCGCTGTCTTTTCTCCTGTTAGATTTTCTCATTTATGAGATAATGGTCTAGGATTACAGTAGGAAATTTCAAACTGTCTGTGAAATAGGAGTTCCTATCAAGTTTTGAAATTCTACATGTTAGGTTTACAATCCAGGTTTACTTGACCAGACTTTCCACATATTTTTCTAGAACTATTTATTTCAACAAACATGCAGGTGGTTCTTACATAACAAGCCCAACCTTAGTTTTTAGAAAGATCTGTAAAAAATCAATGATTCATCAACATTGGCTTGTATTAGAACTTCCTGAGACAATATAATAGATTGACAGATATACATGTTCCCTGTAAGTCCATTCTATGATTCCTTGAGAAGGCCCTGCTTCCCTGTCAGGATGTGTCATATATCAGTTTGGGGCATGTCTAGATTAGTGGCATCTTCCCAGAACTGTCTTCCTGAAGGCATCTTTCACCTCCTTATTTCTCAGGCAGTAAATAGCTGGATTGAGGAATGGTACAATGACAGTATAGAGCACAGAGATGATCTTGTTGTGGTTGAAGGTATACATAGCTCGGGGTCGTGCATAGGTGAAGAGAGTGGAGGAGTAGTAAATGACAACCACAGCCAGGTGAGAAGCACAAATGGAGAAGGCTTTGTGGCGTCCCTGTGCAGTAGGGATCCTCAAGATGGTTGCAATGATTGCAGCATAAGATGAAACCACAGCCACCAAAGGGAGCAGAATCATCACCAGAGCCAGGAGGAAGTCTACCAGTTCTGCTTGCTCCTTGTCAGAACAGGTGAGGTTGAGTAGTGGAGAGATATCACAGAAAAAGTGGTTGATTATGTTAGGTCCACAGTAGGACAGTCGGGAAATGAATAGAAGTTTCATCATGGAGCTGAAGAAGCCACTGCCCCAAGAGGCAGCGGCAAGGCGAGTGGCCAAGATGGAAGGCATGAGACTAGGGTAACGGAGAGGTTCACAGATGGCCAGGTAACGGTCATAAGCCATAACTGCCAAAAGGACACATTCGGTGCAGGCTAAGGCAATGAAGAAGTAGAGTTGGGTCATGCAACCTATGTAGGAGACTCTACCATCCTGGGTAAGAAATGCTCCCAAGAGCCGAGGAATGGTGACATTGATGTACCAAAGTTCCAAGAAAGAGAGATGGCCAAGGAAAAAGTACATGGGGCGATGAAGGcttggagtgaaccagatagTAGAGACAATAAGTGTATTCTCTAACAGTGTTAACACGTAAATTgcaaaaaagaagacaaagaggaGATGCTGCATGGGTGGAGAGGTAGGGAAACCCACCAAGACAAACTCTGCTATGTGGCCTCCACTCAAATTTCTCATGGTCTCTGTCCAGTTGAGTGCATGAAAAAataacacagagggagagatggataggTGGACTAAACCACTAACAACCCCTCACAGATTATAACCTGGGAAGATACTCAGTGGTCCACCTATCGATTGTTGTCATCACATTTTCCTTCaatttgctgtttcatttccaaCTTCAAGAGAAAGAGTCTTAGATTTGAGAATTATACTCAATAACTAGCAGCATTATCTACAGTAGCTATTTGATAAATGCTTATGAATAATTTCAGATCTAGCCTTGATATTCTTATTCTTGTCTTGTCCCTGCCATACTCTTACCCCCACAGCCCTCAGGGACACCTACAAACTCCTATGTCTCACAGCACCTGTATgcaatacttgttgaatgaatgaagtttTAAACATATGAAAGCAAGCTATAGATTGAGAAATAAATTGGACTAAGAGGAAGCCATCACTTAAAGAAATTGCTGAACTATAGTACAAAGTGGTGTGCCAGGAAAAAGGTTGGTCTACAAAGTCAAGGAAACATGGGCTCTCTGTTTAGCAAGGCATGATTTTTCTACTCATTTATGAGTACATTCTCTGTGCCAGAGTAAGACACTCTCATTTCCAGGGTTGGTGTGTAAGCTTAGAAAGTAGTTGCACAAGTTCTAATCTccagaaattataaatatttcaaagattttgtagatgtgattaaaTGAAGGAATTTGAGATGGAGAGATTATTCTTGCTTATCCAGGTGGATTCTTAtaagggagaggtggagggaaaTTTGAAAAACACACATAATAAATGTTCAGAGAATGAGAagatggagaagagaaaaaattgaaaaaactgACCTTGAGAAAGGAATAATGTGGTCACAATATGGGGAatgccagtggccagggctgtgagaGAATAAACTTTAGTTGTCTTAATGACAACATCAAATGTGTAGTAACTTGTTACGTTAGCCTCAGGAAACGGATGAAGCTGGCAGCAAAACAGACGAGGCAGTCATCTTCTCATCCTGTTACGACAATGTTGCTGGTTTCCTGACATCCACAGAGGGCCTGTGATACAATTACAAATCTAATTTGAAATTGGGTGACATGTTGATGTTAATTAtaactttcatttttcattagACTTAGCACTTGCCTTTTCATACTTATTTTCCCTTAAACAGcataattaagaaagaaagaaaccagcgTACATAGTTTTAACTTGACATCTATTTGTTATCAGATATTTAAATAGTTGCAGGGGCTCTGAATTCTGCTGAATTATGAGTGTTGACCTTTTAAATGAACTAGTTCATCACTCCCCTAAGTGTCCAATGGACACTAAATGTGATTGCTGATATCTAGTAATACTTGTTTCAAAATTATGTAAATGTGTCTTTAAAATCGAAATTTTTATCATTAATCTCACCGACATCACAATTCATGGTattataaaatagttttataattgcaagaattttattaatttctttatatCTATCCACATGTGTTTTGTCTTCTGTTCTTGTGGGACCATAAGTACTTTACAGAAGATTTCTTTCTAAATGCTATGTAATTAGCATGCATTTAACCAAAGTAATATAAATATTTGCCAAGTTTTGGaaaaacataattttcaaaaatctattcaaaattaTCTTCTTGTAATAATATGGATTGCACTTTTTTTCAGTTCTTGGATGGCTCTCTTAAGACTATTACTACAAATGAGAAATAGTTCAACATCAATtacatttttgcttttcattttggaGATATAAACAGTAAGAAAACTAGTTCACATAAATGACATTGAAGTACTTTGGCCCTGGGAATGAGAGTTATTTTGTTATGGTAATAACACTAAATTATTTGAACACTTTATTAGTTATATGCCAGGAATTATACAGTAATATATCATCTAAACTCTTTTTATTGATCTATTAGCTGACAATTCAATTAGCTTCAATTGCATTTGTGTTGAAAGAAATAGATTGGAAACCACTAACTTACAACATGATTTGGTACCCAGGTATTAGTCCCTCAATTTTCCAGCATCGATGTAAGCACTATCATTGATTTACAACTCTACATGTAATTTATGTCTTTCTTTGTAAAGAAGGAGAAATAGCTTTGAAAAGGGAAATGGGAAAGTAAAACACTTTCTGAAGCAAATAATAGGTAAAGTCAGTTTACTGCATATTTCTCTCTAAAAAAAGTAGGACGCAGGATTTGGGGATGTTTTCTCCACAAAGTAATAATAAATGCCTGAAAGAGTAAATGTGTATATACTCTGATTGAACATTaaatgatacacacacatatatatatataataaaacatcacatatgtacatataaacaatttttatgtgttaaaagtttttttaaataaaaagcaggCAATTCATGTCCATTTTGTTACCAAAACaataacaagaacaacaaaaagattgattttaagaAGTGCTTATAAAAGAATTGAAGATTAGACAATAATTCCTTTGAACCCTAGAAAAACTTTGTATTCTCAATCTTCCTTAAACCTCAGTGTTCTGATGTGTCAGATGGTTTCTGAGAGTTTGGAGAAGAGATGTAGGTGATAAGGATGGAGACAGAAGGAACCCCAGGGGTGCCCAACAGTAGAGGATAAGGAGAGCTGAAAATTGGTGGCTGTAAATCCCCAAGAACCAGCACAAGGGGCCTCAGGTGCTGAAGCAGCTGGGGCAATGTTCGAAAGTCCGAAATGGGACTTGTATCCCCCACTGTACTCTCAGTAAAAGGGGATGTGCATGGGACACAGTATTGATTCAGTAAGTCCTGCTGGAATGACTTTCAGTCCTGTCATCCACATCACTCAGGTACATATTTGGTACATTTAGATAATTGATTCAATTAAAACCTCTGATTGTTTCCCGGTTGTAGCACTGTATTGAATTCAGCTGAAATTTCAACTTAGCCAGGGTCAGTCCTGAGGGAAAGATGAGAAAGTTGTTGGAAAGGAGAGTGGAAAGCAGTCTGGGAAAATCACTGTGTGGTTCACAAGTCTGTATGCAGCCACCTTTTCTCTGCATTTCACCATAGGTTAAATTGCTGACTCAAAGCAAGCCTAAAAGGAGGCACTTTTGTGCCCAGAAGTGGCCATCCCTCTAGCTCCTGTCCACTCCTCAGTAATACTTTGTGTCATCATGTTCACAGGTTTCCCACTCAGTTTTTGAAAATAGAATACAGGTTGCTACTCAGATTGGTCTGCTATTGCCAAGGACTTTCTTCTCCAACCAGGACAATTTGGCCTCTAATCCCTGGTCCCTTATGTATGTCCTCCCACTGTCACTCGTCCACCCTTTGAAGAGTCCTTCCTTGAGAGACTGCTTCCGAACCGCAGTACTGAGATCCCTCCTACAGCTTTGAGAACATCAAGCACACACTGCACAGTTTGTTCTCTTTCCCTTGTTCTCACTAACTTCCGAGTTATGTCTTCCTCCTTCACCAGTCTAAGACTCACCGTCCTCTTCTGTTAGCACTCGAAGGTTTCCAAGACCATAGGGTAGCATTCTATTACCAGGGCAGCACCGGTCAAATGACCCTGAAATATGAACAGTCGCAGGGTAAGCTCTTAAAACAGGCCTTCTCATTTGGCAGCCTGCATTCATAAAAATAACTAATAACAAATTGGTACTAGTAGTAATAACTAATAATACAGCAGATAACCCCGGGTTTCTCCCATTGCACTTCCCCTCAGAACCAGGAACAGCTCTTAACATATAGGTCTTCTTGGGACTAAGTGATATTGATGGGATTGTTCAATTCATTGTTTAATTGCTCATGTATGCTCCCTTTCATGGTCACTGTCCCCTTCAGACTTATTACTCATCCCTCTACGTAGCTTCAAGTCATATTACAGTTATTGAAGATAACACTGTGTTTTCTACCTCTAGTCttttaaacagaaataaacataataaacatCAGTGACTCTGAAAAGACTCTCTCCAGTGGATTCCTCAGTTCTGCTTTTGTGACTGACACCATTACgagatctttggcatccttgTGTTTTCATCTGAATTTTCCATCCTGAAGAGTAGAAAGTCACTTTTTTCTCAGTCCTACTTAATTCAGTGTTTTGAACCTGAtacataaataatgaataaatattttgcaaatgagttaaatgaaaaaaataatttaacagcTTGGGCATTTAAATGATCCTTCTCTCTTTCAGAAGattcagtttgttttcttttctatggaaaagtatttttattgttgCTTATGATATCATTATATCATGTGACAACCAACTTAGCTGAGGAGGATTTGCCCACAAAGTGAAACAAAtaatttactatttaaaaatgtattagtgATTTCATAGGTCTTTGAGCATGCCTGAAACCAAGAAAATAACACTTGAGTCACTCAAATTGGTCATTAAACCAGGAAAATTTGCCTGAATTCTTGTCTCATTCTCACCTCCTGGATGTTGCAGAAAGGGAGCCCTAAGAGTCCACTGCCTGGCTTCCAAAGGAGCTTCCTCAGGAATCATCTGGAGACACACGGGGCGGAGCCCAGCCCACAGCCATATCCCTTTTCCACAGCAACAgggtttattttggtttattttattttccttagatTTTTAGCTGATCATCATAAACTGAAGAATCTCAACGTGCCTAGCAAAGAATTAGGAGAATTTACAATTAAGGACTGTCTGGACTTTTTATAATTGCTATCTTCATTTCTGTATACATGACAAATAGAGAAaacatgataataaaaataattactatgTGTAAAGTGCTGAGTGCAAATTTAATCCTCCCAAAAGACCAAAGAGTTGAAGCATGTGATATAAATGATACAAAAAgatgagtgatttttttcttcaagatcacACATCTGTGGAGCTGGAATAAATAGTTAATctgggggccaacgctgtggcgtagtgggtaaagccactgccttcaatgccggcatcccatatgggtgctggttggagtcctggctgctctaattccaaaccagctctctgctatggcctgggaaagcagtagaagatggcctaagtccttgggctcctacacctgcgtgggagacctggaagaagctcctggctcctggctttggatcggcacagctccagccgttgcagccaattggagagtgaaccatcagatggaagacctctctctctctctccctctctccctctctccctttctctctgcctctccttctctctgtgtgcaacattgattttcaaataaataaataaagcttaaaaaatagttaatttgGCTACTGAGCAGTAAATGTAACCTGTTTTATGCATCCtccatggaaataaataaatgtccatAGGTATATCCACACAGACTCACTCATGTAAAAAGTAGTTTCTGGTTGTCTATTTGTATGTACGTTTGGCTTATCTAAGCATGGTAGTCAAATTACTTCAAtagttttctttgaaatttcttttgaaattgaGACTTAATAAGGCAGATATGGCTTTGTGTCTGGATTTGGGAGCTAGAAAAGTGCTAACCCCTGAACATATCAAGATTAGCTCTTGCTTAATATTGCCCTCTGTTTCAGAGTTTCCATAGATAGTTTACTTCCCTGCTCAACATCTTTATAAATATCCAGCATTTTGCCACTTTGGCACATAAAAAACATCTTTATATTTGTGAATATTTCAAATGCATTCCTCAAGTACAAGCTctataatcatatgtatataagaTTAAAATGCTAAGGTATTCACTATGAGATATTTAGATGaccaatgattttttttgaacACATTGAACAGCTAGGAACATTCCAGAGGTTTTCAGAGTTAGAAGGAATCTGAAGTAAGGGAATGGAAAAAGAATCTGAGGGCGTTTAACTTGAATAAGGACAAAATTTCTCAGAGTGACTCTCTGACTCTTCTCTTGCTTGTCCTACATGTTCACTTGTATACTTTCTGTTTGAATGTCTGTCAATAGTCTGGTTACCTGTTGTTTCTGTGCCAGTGCAGTCTGCTCCCAGCCCTCTTCAATAAAGATGATACTCCATGCTTGTTCCTGAGTCGTTCAtggcaggacaggacaggacagaggtTGCAGATGGGGCTCTAGAGCCAACAGGGGCAGCAGTAGCCTAGCCTTA containing:
- the LOC133761034 gene encoding olfactory receptor 6P1, whose translation is MRNLSGGHIAEFVLVGFPTSPPMQHLLFVFFFAIYVLTLLENTLIVSTIWFTPSLHRPMYFFLGHLSFLELWYINVTIPRLLGAFLTQDGRVSYIGCMTQLYFFIALACTECVLLAVMAYDRYLAICEPLRYPSLMPSILATRLAAASWGSGFFSSMMKLLFISRLSYCGPNIINHFFCDISPLLNLTCSDKEQAELVDFLLALVMILLPLVAVVSSYAAIIATILRIPTAQGRHKAFSICASHLAVVVIYYSSTLFTYARPRAMYTFNHNKIISVLYTVIVPFLNPAIYCLRNKEVKDAFRKTVLGRCH